The following proteins come from a genomic window of Anabas testudineus chromosome 3, fAnaTes1.2, whole genome shotgun sequence:
- the cdc42se2 gene encoding CDC42 small effector protein 2: MTEFWVCFSCCIAEQPQPKRRRRIDRSMIGEPTNFVHTTHVGSGDMGLGLASVDLVQAQMKSKGGYSHGGSEGSQL; this comes from the exons ATGACTGAGTTCTGGGtttgtttcagctgctgcatTGCAGAGCAGCCACAACCT AAACGGCGGCGGCGGATCGATCGCTCCATGATCGGGGAGCCAACAAACTTTGTTCACACCACACACGTAGGATCAGGGGACATGGGCCTGGGATTGGCATCG GTGGACCTCGTTCAGGCCCAGATGAAATCTAAAGGGGGTTACTCGCATGGCGGGTCTGAAGGTTCGCAGTTGTAA